A window of Sphaeramia orbicularis chromosome 8, fSphaOr1.1, whole genome shotgun sequence genomic DNA:
TAGGAAAGGACAATAGTGTGATCCAGTATTGTTATGTAAATGAGGTAAATAGTGTCACAGTCTGACATTCAACAGAGCAACTGCCAGGGGAAAGAAACTGTCCGTCGTCTATATATAAGAACAAGTAAATAATAGAATATACCAGACATCTAGGGAGCAGCCAAAAACTTGAATAAAATCTATAATATTTTAGTTGCTGTAAGATTTGTTCAGCTTCACTTCATATCAGTATagcacagtttatttatttcacataTAGTACATATTATGAAGAAGAGCCATTTAACAGTGAAGAACAATgtttatttgtcagtattttgTACATGtgaacatgcaacacacactgaaactgaccctCTGTCTTAAACCCATCATGAGTTGAACAAACACACAtcgcagactaggagcagtggggtGCCATGTCAGATTCCTGGAGAGCAAATGAGGGGTTAAttgctttgctcaagggcacatcagctaaCAATTACTCTGCCGGTCCAGGGAACCTTTTGCACAAGCCACTTCTCCAACCTTCTAGGCCTCGACTGCCCCCAGTGGAAAATATCAAAGAAATATATTTGTTTACCTGCAGGGTTTGACagctttagtgtttttttttactgaaatctgCAAAGAAATCACTCATAGTGACAGGTAATTAAGTTAAATGACTCAACAagatgtgtgtgcaagataaaggTCAAATGATGGAAGACAATGTGGAGATAGTGATGAAATCTGACATATGTTAGTTTCATCCAGCCGGTTGATGGAGATTATTATCACACTTCTGCTTAATAATTGTACACAGCTCAAATAATTACACAtatattatgtagtaaatttttaaAGCTGTTCTTTTGTCTTCTGCAGAACTGGAGGACTGAGATGGCAGTGTGTGCACTGACCATGTTGGATGGGATGGAAGATGAGGTAGCAGCAGCAGGCGGTGTGCTGCTGCTGTTTCTTGCCCTCATCTTGGCTTGGCTCTCGACTCATGTGGCGGAACGAGGAGATCACATACTGGGCACCATCCTGACTGTGGGCGCTCACGCCTCTCTGATCGGACTGGGTGGCCACGACAGCTACAGTGGAGGATCTTCTAATTCGGACACTACTGAACAGCAAACTTCTCAGCCTTCGCAGGAGAACAAGCCAGACGACAGTGAACCAGGAGACAGCGAGGGAACAGGGGAGGGAGCTGAGGGGGCTGATCTTCTGCTGGACATACAGAGCAAACAACCACAGGCTGGTACATTACACACTTCTGACGAGGAGGAAGACGATGAAGACGAGGATGATGATGGAGAGGAGCAAGATAAAAAGCCTGTTAAGCATATCCCAGCTCCGCCCTGCAGTGTTTCCCATACCGACAACAGCTCCTCTACCATCACTGTCCGCCTGAAGTTTCTTAATGACACAGAGGAAGTAGCCGTTCTAAAGCCACAGGATACAGTTGGGCTTTTGAAGAGGTTAGTGATGGACTTGTTTACATCATCAACATTTAAAGCATGAATAAGTAAAGAGTTTAGATTTTTGATGTGAGGTTGCGTGTGATATAGTCATAGAGAGTGTTATTACCTACAGGCGGTGCTGGAAATTAAGAAAGGAGCCAATTAAACACCAGCAGAACCAATTTCTGGTGTAGGAGCTAaaactgatttgacatttattcttGTTACAGGTGGCATCATATAAAAAGGACATCAGTGTCACAGCACTAAATCCAGCTTGTTTTGCATCAATAATGAGAACCATGtcattttctttaaatatttatgGTCCAAAATGAAGTGAGACTGCAGGGTTGTAGAGAAAAATGTGAATTCTAATGCCTCTTATGCAAGGGTTTCACAAGTTTACGGTGAACCCTGGAGGCCACATAATAGCTAAGCCTTGTCGAAAACCTGGGAAAATCCATTCCTGCTGTCAGATAGTTCattcttctttccttttcttctttctgCATTTGTCCATTCTTCTGTGGATCTGAAGTGTTACATTGCTGGGAGTTATCTGCCACTGCCTCAGCAAGTgaatttattcatgttattgcaGGATTTTGATGTTTTAGCAAAGCGATCAGGGTAGTAACACCCATTTTATTTGATGTAAAATAACTGTTTTGACAAAGGAGTTTTGTGGCTTTGACGAGGGTAATATAATGGTTTCCATTTCCCAGTGGAAAGGCTGATATTGTTTTTATGTGGCTTATCTGTTTTGCTACTGCTCCCCATCCATAAAAGTACCTTTCATAGCTTCTTTGTTATGCCTGCCTGTTTCTCTTTAGCTGCTGTCTACTACTGTAGGTATAACACTGACGTTAGATGAGAACAAGATCACTTCAGAACAATCCAAAACAACTCTTTAACACCCCTCTCTTCTTTTTCAGTAAATACTTCTCTGGTCGAGAGCATCAAATAAAACTGATCTACCAAGGCCAGCTGCTGCAGGACCCCAAGAGGACTCTGTTGTCACTTAACATTACACACAACAGTGTGATCCACTGCCACATCTCTCAGACCCTGCACGAGCCCGGTCCAGAGGAAGGGGCTCAGACTGGGGCCAGAGCAGGAGCCGGGAGCGGTGTGTCTGGAGGGTTCAGGGCCGCAGGTGTGGCCATCAGCACGAGCAGCCTGGTGGTGCCCGTGTTTGTGGTGATTCTGGCCGTGGTTTGGTACTTCCGCATCAACTACAGGCAGTTCTTCACTGCCCCCGCGACCATCTCCCTCGTGGGAGTCACTGTGTTCTTCAGCTTTTTGATATTTGGGATGCACAGCCGCTGAAGAGGCAGAGGGAGCCCAATGTTGGGAGGTAAAGTAAAAATAACTGCGGCAGTGGGTGTCGTCTGGAGAGACTGACTAATCAAAAAGGACCACGGTGCTGATGCCACAGCTGATCGGATTCCTGCGGTGAGTGAGAATGcgagtgtgtgtgggtgttgaGGTGAACAGAAAACAGAACGATTACATGCGTGGAAATGACATTTAACTTCGTGTCCCTTAAGGGATTCACACTATGTTTCAACTCTTTGGCTTTATTTGCCCTTTATTTGTTGCTTGAGatgtttaaatgttttcatgGTTTCTGTGTTAAGTAAAacattgcaaaaaaaaccaactaatTAATAGATGCAAGAAATCTTAAATATTTTGACACCTCTCACTGTTGTGATGTGCTCCTTTGACCCTTTTAccattattttgtgttatttgacTGATTTGTGAGAAAAACTAGACTGTACAGCCGCCTCAGTGCACAAGTTGAcaacttcatatttttttgtttgctgaAGGGTTGCTATGTAGAAATAGGCTAATTTAAATAATCCCTAGACATGAAAAACAAAGATATTGTaaataaattgtgtattttctgtaAATAAAATGATGGAATGAATCAGATGAACCTGCATCTGGCACTTAAAGATTTGGAGTTGGACGCTGATCCCTCCTCATTATGCTGGACTGCTCTGGCTTCAGTGATGTCtcagattaaaacattttaaaccaAACCTGCATCAATGTCTCTATTTGTGACCAAATGTACAGTCTACGATAAGGGTTAAATATCAGTATCTTTGACAGTGAAGGTCCAATAGATGCTGTTTAAACACATCAGCTTTGAAGGCTACTGTATATGTTCACATGCTGCTtaatatatccacccactgacaggtcccattggaatgaaataACCAGCATTAATACCACTTTGTCGGTAAGTAATCATAATATTATGGCGGATCAGTgtatttttcttgtcattttctaACGTCTCAGTTCTTACTTTCAACTGGTTTCAaccttttattttgaaggcaCAGGCTAGATTTTCCTGAAAATTACATCcaattgtataaaaaaaaactgatcaaTTAACTAATTTGTTCACCAGACATCACAATAATTCAAGTAACACATGGTGAATTAATATTTCAGAGTATTAATGCTGTTCATGAGAAGTCTATATTTCACACTTgggttttttctgtatttttttttttattttggggaATGAGGTAGAAAGGTTATTTTTCTAAAACAAATCCCGATAAACATATAAAGCTTGAAACACTGAGACAAAAGGTGCTAATAGTCAAATACCTGTTTAGCAGGGATGAAATGAATGTTAGTCTTAAGagtattaaaaaaacaagtgaGAACTCTGAGCTAGGAAATGTACTAAAACTGATTAATGAACCTTTTACGCTTGATTTACAGTAAACTTGGGATTTGTAAAGCTAATTCATAAATGTAACTGTAAAAGCAAAAAGTTGCACAGGTAAAATGGTGCAAACTGACACGATGGCATAAATATTGGTTATATGTAAATGTTGCAGACTTAttaaagaaaatgaaacacaACATTATCTATCAATCTACATTATGTATTGTCTATAAAACTACTAAATGAAAAACACAACACCACAAAGGAAAGAAACAGCTGTTGTATTCATGAATCAATTCCACCTCACTTTTCATAcaaacatatactgtacatgtgcCCAAGAAGCCTAGTGGCTCATCAAATATGAATATCAAAATCTGCATTTAGACACATAATATACATCACTTCATAGACAgtgatcaataaaaaaaattaaatatactgtttatgtaaacaacaaaaaatgttaaaatggcaCACATACGTTCACAAAAATTCACATTCTAGGGTGCATAGTTTTGTGAAAATACAAATGTTTACACACCCCAtaaccacacatacacaaacaaaacaaaaaaaaactgcttgtGACGGTCACACAGAATGCAAAAAATCTGCATACATAGGCACAtactctacaaacacacacacacaaatgtgcaaTACGATGCTAGAATTAAAAAGCCACTGATGAGTACTCCTGTTTACGTTTGTCAAGTGTCCGTTTGAAAGCAGTTCATGTCCATGTCTGAACACGGAGTATAAAAAGGACAGATCACAGGCAAAGTACGAGGAGTTTCCAAAACGTCACATTCAAGACACTTTAATAAAAAATCTGTCTGATGATGAAGAGAATAAAATCTTTTCAGGAACTTTGATTTTTTTAGGTGGCacagatgtggaaaaaatatcactTTATTTCAAGATGAGAACTCCACAGAAAGCTtggaatgtaataaaaaaaaaacagtaaagtgAATCATGGTCCAATCAGGGTGATTTCTGAATTTTCATGTTAAAAACATTGTGTTTAAAAATGAATgtgaacttgttttctttgtgTCGCTCCAACCTTATCAACACTGGATCCTTTCTTTTCATCAACTGTCATTTTCTACACATAAATGCTCTAAATGGCAAAGGTTTTATTTCGCATGTGGGAAAAATGGTGTCAGTACTTCCTACAACTAACAAAACTGGATCACATACCTATAAAGAAGGAAACGTAGTGACCGCTTTTATTTTGTTACTGCTGTATAAACATGGTTTGGCGAATTGGAAATGATCATGGCGCAAAAGTGCATATCACATTCTTAAAATAACTGCCCTGgtaattttttcagatttttaaggaaacaaaaaACTTCAGCAGAAATAAACTATTTAATgatttaggttaaaaaaaataagtaatttttGTCCTaaaaggcaattattttaggaaggtgatgatattaAAGCGGCTCAGATATAAAAACATAACgtgcctgcacttgaaaaccctcggccttcagtccacaccaaagtttttccacatatggatggacagacaacgaactgatgacaataccctgtggcaagggccgaggggaaaaaaagacagatgGCAAATATGATCCATCTTAATGGGAGCGAGTAAAAACATTCTCCCAGGAAACTAAATTTGCTGGTTTTcagttttattaattcattttacaTTGTAAAATTAATGTTATGCATTTAAGTTCTGTGAAAACCACTGATCGTCTCATGATCATTCCATTAATGAAGTATCTGTTTACACAGGTCTCAGTGCATAACTGTCTCCTACGAAGATGGCGCCAACTTAGTGACAACTCGCATTTATCATCTTTAACATCTTACATGAAACAAGATATGGAGAAGCTTTAGCACCGTCCATTTGAGGCCTTTCTAGATtggaattatatataaaaaaaaaaaaaaaaatacaatgaaactgTGACTTGAAAGCGTTGTCAACTCAGTTTCCATTTATAACTGGCAAAAAGCGAATTGTATTGTGTTTTCAGTTGGATTTTCTCTGATTCGACTGTGTGACAGTACATCATTTCTGACTTAATGTTCATGATGCAGAGGGGAGAATCATTACATAATTGAAGGGTTCTGCATCAAGGCCGACTGATTAAAAAAATCATAGGGTCAAGTTTCATCCCAGTCTGTTCACAAAGTCAAATCCCAGTATGAACTGAGGGGGCGGGGCTCTGTGTGGCCAACCAGCCAATCAGAAGCCGGCGGGGGGCCTAGTTTAAGTCATCATAGATGCTGGAAATCGAAGGTGCTGAGAGTTTGGGCCTCTTTTTTTTGGACGATAAGCTGATATTACTgtgagagctgctgctgctgccgctgccacCTCCAGTTATACATCCACTTCCTCCAccaccccctccacctccactGCTGCTGCCACCGCCActgccaccaccacctcctcctgttCCTATTCCTCCTCCGCCCACACTGTTCAGAGTAAGAGttgtcctcttctttttcttgggCTTCCTTGAATCTGAGTGGTTGGTGCCTGTGTGGATATGCAACAGAGTGTGTTTTCATTCTGCCTATAAGCTTCATCCAGTGTGTGTTTATAGCAGTGatatcacactcattttagttcaggggtcacatacaaccCATAGTATGCTCAAATTCAAGTTCaagtggaccagaccggaccagcaaaataagaacataagatataaataataactccaaaatgttctctttgttttagtgccaaaatagtcaaagtgcaattttaacattatacctcagcttctcatttacacgtgcattacaacgtacagatcacagtggatctacaaatacatgaaacatgtagtaacaggcagaatattcttaaaattccacttatttttcttaagacatttcatgttgttcatgtttgttcagattagtcacatttttgtgtaaggatagtttgtaaatgtaaacattttcatactgtaattttactttttccacaccaaaataaagagaaaaatttggagtcatcatcaTTGagccgtttacatgaccataaaaattcgATACCTGGatgtaatcagataattgtaataatcagatctgacgagtttaaatgcacttcagaaatacaataatcgaaaaccctggtttagacgttttagtccattatcggatttctttcagagtgatGGTAGAACCAAATGTCCATATATCATGTTTGACAACAAATCTTCCATTTTCTactatttaaatgttttttcaccTATGTAACAGatgtaaaagattaaaataaCTCAGATAAACATACATATGTGCATGAAGACCTCGTTGTATGGGGAGAAATccaagtgtgttaatctgatttgttacaatcagattactgctgttatctgataaaacagatcagattatactctTTATATGATGACTTAAACAATAAACTCATAACTCCAGAAATATGATAATGATCATAGTATTGGTGTGGATGGAAATGGgcttgtttataggttattatgttattctcttactggtccgatccacttgagttcaaactgaatgtggcccctgaaataaaatgaattgacacctttgactgttaatatttttaatatttgtgtttcagaaattcctcccatgggctgCATGTTCAACACCCCTGGTTTACGGGTTCTACTCACTGGCTTTAGATGAGGCCGAGTCAGTGGGTGAAATATCAGGGGAGTCCTCCCACTGCAGGCGGCTCATCAGGGTCTGTCCATCTGGAATGTCAAAGCTGTCGCTCTCCACCACAGCATCGGCATCGGGCAACGATGGCCTGAAACATcgaccacagacagacacagtcacacactgttagacacacaCATGAGACAACACACACTATTCTGTCcatatatttctgtattttaagCATTCTATTCAGAGATAGTTTCCATGTTAGAAACAGTAAACAGAAGGTCTGGTGTTGTTAGTGGATCTGTAAATAAACCTGATTAAAGGTTTATTTATATGTGTAAAGTCACtataaaaacagctgtataaCACCAGCACCAATTTACTCAGGCTTCTATTTTTttgcgatgatttgttcattagAGATCACAATAATTCAAGTAGCATAGGGTGCATTAATATTCAAACAATTACAATGTGAACTCTGAGACAGGAAATGATGTGATGCACTAAACATAAATCTAAATCCACGCCAAAGTTGAACATGAAGAAAATACTTGGCCACATTTAAGCAACCAATTCCACTTCaagtcaaaaaaaagaaaaaaaaaaaaaaaggtgctatAAAAc
This region includes:
- the tmub2 gene encoding transmembrane and ubiquitin-like domain-containing protein 2 → MAVCALTMLDGMEDEVAAAGGVLLLFLALILAWLSTHVAERGDHILGTILTVGAHASLIGLGGHDSYSGGSSNSDTTEQQTSQPSQENKPDDSEPGDSEGTGEGAEGADLLLDIQSKQPQAGTLHTSDEEEDDEDEDDDGEEQDKKPVKHIPAPPCSVSHTDNSSSTITVRLKFLNDTEEVAVLKPQDTVGLLKSKYFSGREHQIKLIYQGQLLQDPKRTLLSLNITHNSVIHCHISQTLHEPGPEEGAQTGARAGAGSGVSGGFRAAGVAISTSSLVVPVFVVILAVVWYFRINYRQFFTAPATISLVGVTVFFSFLIFGMHSR